CCAGCTCCCTGGCTGCGCGCTGCAGGCTGTCGAGCAGGCGTTGCACGTCCTCGTGGCGATGAGCGGCGCTCAGCGTGATGCGCAAGCGGGCGGTGCCGACCGGCACGGTGGGCGGCCGGATGGCCGGGACCCACAGGCCGTCGTCCTCCAGCCGGGCGGCCAGCGCCAGCGCGTCGGCGTTGCTGCCGACGATGAGCGGCTGCACCGCGGTGCTGGAGGCCGCCAACTGCCAGCGATGCCCGTGCAGCAGGCGGCCGAGCCCCTCGCGCAGCCCGGCAATGAGGCTCCGCAGGTGGGCACGCCGGCGTTCACCGTCCTCGCCCTGGATCAGCGCCAGGCTGGCGCACAGGGCATGCGCCACAGCGGGCGGCGCAGCGGTGGTGTAGATGTAGGTGCGGGCGCTCTGCACCAGCCAGTCGATCACGGTGGCATGCGCGGCGACAAAGGCACCTGCAATGCCGGCGGCCTTGCCCAACGTCCCGATGTAGATGAGGCGCTCGCTGCGCAAGCCGAAATGCGACAGGCTGCCCGCCCCCCGCTCGCCCAGCACGCCGAAGCCGTGTGCATCGTCCACCACCAGCCACGCATCGTGCCGATCCGCCAGCGCCAGCAGCCCGGGCAGCGGCGCAATGTCGCCGTCCAT
This genomic stretch from Eleftheria terrae harbors:
- the bioF gene encoding 8-amino-7-oxononanoate synthase translates to MLLDHLRRQLDERQALALRRRRRTAESPCGPHQQVRGIDGQVRPLLAFCSNDYLGLAGHPALASALAEGAARHGAGSGASHLVSGHGAAHAALEDALAAALAPQVPEAQALFFCSGYMANLAVLTALGDAQATIFSEALNHASLIDGARLARAQVLKYPHGDLQALDALLAGCDSPIKLIATDAVFSMDGDIAPLPGLLALADRHDAWLVVDDAHGFGVLGERGAGSLSHFGLRSERLIYIGTLGKAAGIAGAFVAAHATVIDWLVQSARTYIYTTAAPPAVAHALCASLALIQGEDGERRRAHLRSLIAGLREGLGRLLHGHRWQLAASSTAVQPLIVGSNADALALAARLEDDGLWVPAIRPPTVPVGTARLRITLSAAHRHEDVQRLLDSLQRAARELA